The DNA window TGCAGAAGCTGGCGCAGGCCTATCCGGAAGAGGTTCTTGAGGGACTGCTGTCTTCCCTGGATGAAGATCCAGGGCTTCATTTCCGGGTCCGGCCTCCTGGGACGCGGGATGCGGTGCTCGCCGCGCTCATCGAGGAAGGCGTCGCCGCGGAGGCGGTGCTCGCCGCGCCTGATGCGGTGCGGGTGGTTGATGCCAGCCACCGGGTCTTCGAGACGCGCGTCATGAAGACGGGGCGGCTCCAGGTCCAGGACGTGGGCAGCCAGCTCATCTCCGAGGTGTGTCGTCCCGTGGGGGGCTCGATGACGGGGCTCACGGTGGCGGATGTCTGCGCGGGCGCGGGCGGCAAGACGCTGGCGCTGGCGGATTTCGTCGGTCCATCGGGGAAGGTGCTCGCGGGAGATCGCTCCCGGCGCCGACTGGCCGAGGCCCGTGAGCGGGTGCGCCACTTCTCCCTGCGGCAGGTGGCTTTCCCCCAGCCGATGCCGCTGTCCGAGGCGGACGTCCTCCTGATTGATGCGCCTTGCAGCGGCACGGGCTCCCTTGCTCGCGAGCCCGACCAGAAGTGGAAGCTGACCGCGCAGGAGATCTCCAAGTTCCAGACGACCCAGTCGGAGCTGTTGGAGGAGGTTTCCCGCCAGGTGAAGCACGGTGCACTCGTCGTCTATGCCACCTGCTCGGTGTTGCCCGAGGAGGACGAGGCCGTCGTCGAGGCCTTCCTGGCGAAGCACCCGGAGTTCACGCTGGAGCCGGTCTCGGATGTGCTGGGCGCGGAGCAGTCCGCGCGCGCCGTCCACGGCCCGTACCTCAAGGCGCTGCCACCTCGCGTGCCCGGCGGCGGGTTCTTCGCCGCGAGGC is part of the Myxococcus landrumus genome and encodes:
- a CDS encoding RsmB/NOP family class I SAM-dependent RNA methyltransferase; this translates as MLSGEPLKAALANALRDADGLGGQERRFAALVVRELSRHQRLLDLASRTLGHPPGKLGLKEDQALVRYALWRRLFCGENWSRIGPEVRLPGPVRPRTIKDDILQNVVESPLSEPPLPDSHAERLAVRYSFPNWLVQKLAQAYPEEVLEGLLSSLDEDPGLHFRVRPPGTRDAVLAALIEEGVAAEAVLAAPDAVRVVDASHRVFETRVMKTGRLQVQDVGSQLISEVCRPVGGSMTGLTVADVCAGAGGKTLALADFVGPSGKVLAGDRSRRRLAEARERVRHFSLRQVAFPQPMPLSEADVLLIDAPCSGTGSLAREPDQKWKLTAQEISKFQTTQSELLEEVSRQVKHGALVVYATCSVLPEEDEAVVEAFLAKHPEFTLEPVSDVLGAEQSARAVHGPYLKALPPRVPGGGFFAARLRRTR